The Pelagovum sp. HNIBRBA483 sequence ACTTGAAACCCCTGAGACGCCAAATGATCACCCGCAAGATGCAAAAGCTTAAGCGGGAAAGGGCGCGGGGCGACTAAGGATGGCCCATCGCCCCTTCGTGATGTGGCCAGACAAACGCCTGCGCACGCCAGCCGAACCCGTCGAAGCGATAACCGACGAAATTCGCGCGATCTGGGCGGAAATGATCGAAGCAATGGAAGCCATGCCGGGCGTTGGACTGGCGGCTGTGCAACTGGGAATTCCTCTGCGGCTTGCGGTTGTCGACGCATCTACGTCGCGGGGCAAAGTCGTTAGGATGGCTAATCCTGAAGTTTTGCATGCATCCGTTGAGCCGCGCATTCATGAAGAGGCATCACCCAACTTGCCTGGAGTGAGTGCCAAAATCTCGCGTCCGCGTGCTGTGACGGTGCGGTTTCTCAACGAAAACAACGAAATTGAAGATCGGGATTTCGTGTCGCTTTGGGCGACCAGCGTGCAACACCAGATTGATCACCTTAACGGGCGCATGTATTTCGACAACCTGAGCAAGGTGAAGCGGGACATGCTTGTGAAAAAAGCCCGCAAGTTTTCCTAGGGGGACCAAATGCGCATTGTCTTCATGGGAACGCCCGATTTCTCTGTTCCAGCGCTGGATGCGTTGGTTGATGCAGGACACGAAATTGCCGCTGTCTATTGCCAGCCCCCGCGACCTGCCGGACGGGGAAAGAAGCCAAGGCCAACGCCCGTGCAGATCCGCGCAGAGGCGCTGCGGCTCGAGGTGCGTCACCCAACTTCTCTGCGAAATGATGACGCACAAGCCGACTTCGCCGCATTGAATGCCGATATCGCTGTTGTTGTGGCCTACGGGCTGATCCTGCCAAAAACCATTTTGGCCGCTCCAAAATTCGGATGCCTGAATATTCACGCATCACTTTTACCACGCTGGCGCGGAGCTGCGCCGATCCACCGTGCGATTATGGCAGGCGATGCTGAGACGGGTGTTTGCATCATGCAAATGGATGAAGGTCTCGATACCGGCCCCGTTCTGCTACGCGAAAAAATCACAATTGGCGCCGAAGAGACGACCGCGGAGCTGCATGATCGCCTCTCATCCTTGGGAGCGACTGCCATTGTATCGGCAATTGAAAAATTGCCGCATCTGGTGGCCGAGCCGCAAGCCGCCGATGGAGTGACCTACGCTACCAAGATCGACAAAAACGAGGCACGCATTGATTGGTCACAACCAGCCGAGATGGTCGACAGAAAAATTCGCGCGCTTTCGCCCTTCCCCGGTGCATGGTGCGAGGCAAATGGTGAGCGGATCAAGCTCCTTGGATCGCGGGTCGTTGCTGGTGAGGGGAAAGCAGGCACAGTTCTTGGTAAGCTGGTGATCGCTTGCGGCTCGGGAGCCATCGAAGTGACAAGGCTTCAACGAGAAGGCAAACGCGCGATGCAGACGCGCGATGCGCTTCTCGGTTTTATTCTTCCAGACGCCTTTTCCTAGGGCTTCAGACCGCTGAGGGTCAGCGATGGGGAGAGTGCGTCTTCGTCAACCACCAATTCGATCACAGCCAGCTTGCCGGATGCGGCAGCCCGCTCGAATGCATCTGCGAATTGATCTCCGGTCGTTACCCGTTCGCCAAAGCCACCATAAGCAACTGCCAAACCTGCAAAATCGGGATTTGCCAACATCGTGCCACTGATCCGCCCGGGGTAGGTCCGTTCCTGATGCATGCGGATCGTACCGTAACGACCGTTATTGACGACGATCACTATCGGTTTGGCATCACTCTGAACGGCTGTGGACATTTCGTTCAGCGTCATCTGGAAGCAGCCATCCCCCGCCAAACAGACAACCTGCCGATCAGGGTGCTCCAACGACGCCGCGATGGCTGCTGGAAAGCCGTATCCCATCGAGCCTGAAGTTGGGGCCAGTTGGGTGCCATATTGCTTGTAGACGAAATAGCGATGCAGCCATGCAGCGTAGTTTCCCGCGCCATTCGTTAAAATCGCATCGGCGGGAAGGGTGTCGGACAGCCAGCCAATGACCTCCTCGAGCTTGACGTCGCCGGGGCTTTGTTGGGGCTGCAACCACGCCTCATAGTCTGCGCGCGCGGCGGCGGTCCACTCCGCCCAGCCGTCAGATGCCGGCGGAAGCGTTGCCAATTCAGAGGCAAAGTCGTCAGCGCGCGCGGCAAGCGAGCCTTCCACCGGATAAACACTGCCGATCTCGTTTTCATCGGCGTGAACATGGAAAATCTGCTGCGTCGGCGCTGCCGGATCGACGAGGGTGTAACCTTGGGTTTCGATGTCACCCAAGCGCGAGCCCAGGACCAAAAGGCGGTCTGCTTCCTTTAACCGCTTTGCCAATCGGGGATTCGCGCCGACGTTCAAATCACCCGCGTAATTGGGATGGCGATTATCAAAATAATCCTGCCTACGGAAACCAACAGCAACAGGCACTCCCTGCTTTTTGGCGAAGGTTTCCAAGCTCTTGGCGGCTTCATCAGACCAGTGCGGCCCGCCGACGATAACCAAGGGGCGCTCAGCCGCAACGAGCCATTCCATCGCGGCGCGAGCGGGACCAGCCAACGAGGCTTTTTGCGGAGCGGTCTTCGCGACGCGCCCAGCTTCAACGCGATCCGCAGAGAGGACATTCTCGGGCAAAGCTACGACAACCGGCCCCGGCCGACCCGACATCGCCACCTTGTAGGCCCGACGCACATACTCTGAAAGCCGGGCCGGATCTTCGACCTCTGTCGCCCATTTTGCGAACGCACCAAAGGCAGAGCGGTAGTTCACCTCCTGAAAGGCCTCGCGATCACGATGGGCGGTATCAATCTGACCGACAAACAGGATCATCGGTGTCGAATCTTGTCGCGCGACGTGAACGCCTGCCGATGCGTTGGTGGCACCCGGGCCGCGCGTAACGAAAGCGATGCCCGGCTCGCCGGTCAGTTTGCCTTGTGCCTCCGCCATCATTGCAGCGCCGCCTTCCTGGCGGCAGACAACATTCTCGATACCGCTTTCGTAAAGGCCATCCAACACAGCCAGAAAGCTCTCCCCCGGTACGGAGAAGATCCGCTTTACACCCAACTGGGCAAGAGCGTCGGCCACGATTTTTCCGCCATGTGACATCGGATTATCCTCATAGAAGTTTGGTGGGAACATGTATGAGGTGTGTGCGTTCTGCAAGCCACAGAAGGCATGTATGCAAACCCAATCGGCGTATGACCTTGCGGGCGGTATCTGGCTTATTTGGGGTTCGATATTTCGATCAAATTTCCGTCAGGATCGCGAATGTAGAGCGATACAAGCGGTGAGACAGCCCCAGTGCGATCGACGGGTCCCAACTCGACTGTGACATTCAGTTTCGACAGGTGTTCGAGCCATGCGCAGAGGGGTACGTCACTTAACAAACAAAGATCTGCGCTTCCTGCTACAGGCTTTCCCGCATGCGGGAGAATTGGCGCTTCGGCCGCATGAAGATTGATTTTCTGCACGCCAAAACAAAGCGCGGTGCGCTCCGCGCCGTCAGCCCCTCTAAAGGAGACTGGCTCCATACCCAAAACCGATTGATAGAAGGAAACGGTATCTTCTAAATTGGCGACGGTAAGAACAAGATGATCGAGCGCAGTGACCTTCATAAGCCCTCCAAACGACAGGTAACCAGCCCACTATGACGAGCGAGACCAAAACAGACCAGCTTGATCCCGCCCGCGCTGCGGCGATGGAAGCGACACTTGGTAGGGATTCGGAGATGAAACATGGCAGCGCACTGCCGCCATTCTATCACCAGCTCTATTTCTGGTCGCCTGAACATCCTCAAAATCTTGGTCGTGATGGACACCCGAAAGTCGGCAATTTCATTCCTGATCTCGGTCTTCCACGGCGGATGTGGGCAGCGGGACGGCTGGTATTTCACGCGCCTCTGCTGGCGGGGGTGCAGGCCGAGCGGGAGAGCCGGATCGAGAGAGTAACCCGAAAGACCGGGAAAAGCGGACCGCTGGGCTTTGTTACGATCCGCCATGACTTTCGCCAACGGCATGGTCTTGCACTGACGGAATGGCAAGACATCGTTTATCGCGAGCTTGATGCCAAGAGCCCCCCTCCGCCGGTTGCCCGAACTGATGAAACGGAAAGCCGCACCCATCATTTCGACAGTACGCTTCTCTTTCGATATTCGGCTTTGACGTTCAACGGCCACCGGATTCACTATGACGCCGACTATGCGCGGACTGTCGAAGGCTACAGGGGTCTTGTCGTACATGGCCCGTTGCTTGCGCAGTTATTAATGCTTTTTGCAGAGGATGTGTTGGGGCGACCTCTCAAGGAATTCCAGTATCGCGCGACATCACCGCTGATTTGCGGAGAGGCTGGTACCTTTTGCTGGTGCGACGGAGATATGTGGGTGCGCGGCCCTGACGGGCGCCAATGCATGAGCGCAAACTGCTCGTAACCAATAAAACTGTGACAAGCTGTCCGCCGGTTGATGGTGACAGCGACCAATGAATCGTCTAATCAGCCAACGAACCGTTATTCAGAGGACACTCACATGGCCGAACATAAGCATGGCGAAATGGAAATCTCCGTACAGGAGAAGACATTTGAAGGCTTCATGAAATTCACTACACGCGGCGCTGTAATCATCATCGTGGCGCTCATTCTCCTCGCGCTGATCAACGGCTAAGAATTCATGCACCGGCGGCTGTTCATTTTCGGGGCGCCGCTGGCGCTTGCCGGATGCGGCGCGGCTGAACCTGTTTGGGCACCAGACGAGCAGGTCGCACGCAGTGTATACCGGCACCCCGGGCCGCCGTCGCTTACCCTCTATACCGTGCGCAATGTCGGGAGCGATTCCGGCGCGCATACTGGTCTTATGATCAATGCAAGCCAGCGGGTGATGTGGGATCCGGCTGGCACTTTCAAGCACGATACATTCGCCGAACGGAATGACGTGATCTTTGGTATCACGCCCCAGATCGAACGGATTTATCGCTCCTACCACGCCCGCGAAACCTACTACATCGAGATCATGGATCTGGATGTCTCCGCCGAAACCGCTGAGCGCCTGCTCCAGCTGGTTATGGCTTATGGTGCTGTTCCAAAAGCACAATGCACCATTTCGACCACGACGATTTTAAAGCAGGTGCCCGAATTTGCGCATTTTCGGGTATCTTTCTTCCCCGAAGTTCTGGCGGAGCAATTTGGCGCCTTGGACGGTGTGCGCCGCTCCGAATTCTGGGAAGATGACAGCGGCCAGAACATCGAGACCGGCGCGCTCTGAGCGCGTGTTCCCTAAAAAGCTTCTTTTCAAAGCGATCACTGTTAATCTTGGCCCAATAGGAGACTGGAAAGCAGGACGCGAAAGGTTCGGCCGGTGCAAATCAACAGCGCAATTGATGCGAGCGAATATGCTGATGTCGCGGCGCTGTACTGGCAAGGCTTCGGCGGAAAGCTGGACCTTGTCCTAGGGCCAGAACATAAAGCAAGGGCTTATATCTCTGCTGCTTTGAACCCCGATCACCTGATCTGCGCACGCGATCAAAAGGGGCAGATCACCGGCATTGCCGGATTCCAAACCGGACATGGCAGCTTGTTAAAGGGAAATTTCGGACATCTTGTTGCCATTTATGGTGGATTTGGCGCCGCTTGGCGGGCTTTGACATTCATGTTGCTTAACTCCCCTTTCAGCGGTGGTAGTTTTGTCATTGACGGGATCGTCGTGGCACAGGAGCACCGCGGCAAAGGGGTTGGCACGGCCCTGATCGAAGCACTTGCGCGCGAGGCAAATCGCAAAGGCTACGACCGAATGCAGCTGGAAGTGATCGATGACAACATTCGTGCGCGGATGCTCTATGAGCGGCGGGGTTTCATGAAGGTTGGCGGCATGTCTCTTGGTATATTGCGACACGTCTTCGGGTTTCGCCGCACCATTACGATGCAACGACAGCTGCGCTAGTCGAATGTGCCGGTCACGCGGCCCAGAATCATGAAGGCGCGCGCGGTGCGCGTATCGACAAACTCCGAGAGTTCGGGATCGGTGGCTTGCGCCTCGAAGGCAACGAGGGTTTTGTCGAACCGGCGCAGGAAATGGTGCGCTGCGTCGCGGAAGATCGTATCTTCACGCATGCGGCCCGCCGTCAGGGCAAGGCTTGAGCGATCCCTAATCCCGCCGAGCGCGGCAATAGATTTGCCCCGTTCGCCACGCGCGAAACGCCGCCAAACCTCCGGCCGCGCGCGATCAGGCTGGAGATCATCCATATAGATACCATCCTGACTGAGCAACGTCAGGATATCCTGGCTGGCCTGCACCAGTTGACGCGCCTCCCTGTCCTTCAACGCGCGGCGCAACGCGGCAAAACCGGCTTGGTCCTCGGAGGTTTCCGGAAAGTTGAGTGCGCGGATGAGATCGGCGTTTGAGAGGGGCGGAAGGAAGTCTTCGCTGCTGGTGCCGAGGGCAAGAGTCGGTTGCTCGTTGTCAGCAGGGGCGTTCCTTTGCGGAGGCGAAGATGCAGGCGGCGCGGGCGTTTGAGTGTCGCGGGTGGTGGTGAACATCGCCAGCACGGTTTCCGTCTGGCGCGCGGCGCGGGCGATCTCGTTGATGCGCTTCTCGATGGAGGATTCGAGCGCGGCGTTTGGCTTACGCCGGTCGGCGAGATAGCTTTGGCGGAGCGCATCTACTGCTTTGCCCAAGCGTTCAGCTTCGTCCCGCAATTGACGGGCGGCGCGGCGGGTCATCACGGTGATCCACACCAGAACCACCGGCACGATTGCAGCAAGCAGCACAACGATCAGCTCGGCAACCGCGCGCGCACCACCGCCACCAAGAGCGAATATGCCGACGATAACAGCCCATAGGACGGCCAGCCCGATCACCGCCCATTCCATCGTGGAAAAGCCGCCGAAAACCCGCTCCGATGGGCTGATCTCTGTCTCTTTGTGGTCAGTCATGGCCACCCCAGTCCAGACTGGAAATCACTTGTAGGCGACGCTCAAAATCTCGTAGCTCCGCTCACCGCCGGGCGTCCGCACTTCGACGCTATCGCCTTCTTCCTTGCCGATCAAAGCACGGGCAAGAGGCGACTTGATGTTGAGGAGGCCCTTTTCGATATCGGCCTCGTATTCACCGACGATCTGATAGGTTCTCTCTTCGTCGGTATCCTCATCGACCAGCTCGACGGTCGCGCCGAATTTAATGGCGCCGGAAAGCTTGGTTGGATCGATGACATCAGCAAGCGAGATGACGCCTTCGAGCTCTTTGATACGCCCCTCGATGAAGGACTGCTTTTCCTTAGCGGAATGATACTCGGCGTTCTCCGATAGATCACCATGCTCGCGGGCTTCGGAAATGGCGCGGATAATTGCAGGGCGCTCGACGGTCTTGAGCGTCTTCAACTCGGCATCGAGTTTATCGAAACCAGCGCGGGTCAGAGGGATTTTTTCCATGAGGCCTCCGAGAGGGAATTGCTATTAAATTGCATTGCTGCGCACCGTGATGCGGCAAACGGGCTTCAAGTGCAAGCATCCATGTTTATTAGCCCATCTGATGGCCCAAGACGTCGCGCCAGCACAATTTAACGTCGCGCAATGATTGCCCTCTTTTTGCGAGTGCGGTAACCCAAGACGAAACATTATTTCGGGCGCACCGCCCTATCTGCAACAAGGGAATGACCATGGCCGAGATTGAACGCGAAGCAATGGAATATGACGTCGTTATCGTAGGGGCTGGCCCCGCTGGCCTGTCTGCCGCGATCCGCCTGAAGCAGCTCGATGCCGATCTCAATGTCGTGGTTCTGGAAAAGGGTTCCGAGGTTGGTGCGCATATTCTGTCTGGCGCTGTTCTGGACCCGTCGGGGCTGGATCGCTTGATCCCCGACTGGAAGGCCAAGGGTGCGCCGATCACCGTTCCGGTGAAGGAAGACAACTTCTACATGCTGGGTGAGGCAGGTGCGCTGCGTATCCCGAATGCCGCGATGCCGCCGTTGATGAACAACCACGGCAACTACATCGTTTCGATGGCCAACGTCTGCCGTTGGATGGCGGAACAGGCCGAGGAAATGGGTGTTGAAATCTTCCCCGGAATGGCGTGCTCCGAGCTGATTTATGGTGAGAGCGGCGAATTGAAGGGCGTGGTTGCGGGTGAGTTTGGCAAAAACGCCGATGGCACCCCCGGCCCTGCTTATGAGCCAGGGATGGAGCTGCACGGTAAGTATGTTTTCCTCTCTGAAGGTGTGCGCGGGTCGCTCTCTAAGGAAGTGATCGCGAAATACGACCTGACCAAGAACAGCGACGTGCAGAAGTTCGGCATCGGCATGAAAGAGATTTGGGAGATTGACCCCGCCAAGCACCGCGAAGGCACCGTGACCCATACGATGGGCTGGCCGCTGAACGGCAATGCAGGCGGCGGGTCGTTCATCTACCATCTTGATAACAATCAGGTTTATGTGGGCTTTGTGGTGCACCTGAACTACGCAAACCCGCACCTGTTCCCCTATATGGAATTCCAGCGGTTCAAGCATCATCCGATGGTCGCGGAACTGCTGAAGGGCGGCAAGCGCGTGGCCTATGGCGCACGAGCGATCTCTGAAGGGGGCTATCAGTCGATCCCGCAGACGGCCTTCCCCGGCGGTTGCTTGCTGGGGTGTTCCGCCGGCTTGGTCAACGTGCCGCGCATCAAGGGCAACCACAATGCGATGCTGTCGGGCATCCATGCTGCAGAAGCGGCGCATGCCGCCATCGCAGGTGGGCGCCAGAGCGATACGCTGAGCGAATATGATGCGGCACTTCGTGACGGGCCAGTGGGCAAAGATCTCAAGAAAGTGCGCAACGTAAAGCCGCTGTGGTCGCGTTATGGGCTGTTGGCCTCACTGGGGCTTGGCGGGCTGGATATGTGGACCAACAACCTCTTTGGTTTGTCGCTGTTGGGCACGCTGAAGCACGGCAAGAGTGATGCAGAGGCGACTGAAGAAGCCAGCAAGCACAAGCCGATCGACTATCCGAAGCCGGATGGCAAGCTGAGCTTTGACCGTTTGACCAATGTGAGCTTCTCGATGACGAACCACGAGGAAAGCCAACCTGCGCATTTGCGGCTGAAAGACGAGGCGCTGCCGATCAAGGTCAACTTGCCGAAATATGCGGAACCGGCGCAGCGCTATTGCCCTGCCGGTGTTTATGAAGTGGTCGAGGAAGAGGGCAAAGACGCGCGATTTGTCATCAATTTCCAGAACTGCGTCCATTGCAAAACCTGTGACATCAAAGACCCGAGCCAGAACATCACATGGACGGTGCCGCAAGGCGGCGACGGGCCGAATTACCCGAACATGTGACGGGCTGCCGTTAACCGAATGTTAGGAAATTGGACCGCCTTTGCGCGGCCCTTTTTACTGTTTTGGTATGCTGCACCGCAAAAAGCTGTTCACAAGAGAGTGTTCACGTTGCGATGTGGGGCTGAGGGTTCTAGTTAAAGAGAGAAACGTAAAAAGGACCTGAACAGTGCGTTTGATCCAGATGGGACTGGCCACTGCGGTGGCGTTTGGAGCGATGATCGGTGGGGCCGCACCGCTGAGGGCAGATGCGGGCGCCTATCTTGCGGCGCAAGCGTCCAGCGGCGCCTATGCCTTCGAGGATGCGCAGGTTTACCTTGACCGAGCGCTGGAGGCCGAACCCTACAACCCCTTATTGCTGGAGGCCCGCATTCAGGCCGCGATTGGCATGGGGCAATGGGGGGACGCAGTACCTTTTGCCCGCGCACTGGACGAGAGCGGCCAAGTGAGTCAGATCGCCACTGTCACCCTAATGGTGGAAGCCGCACTGAACGAACACTGGGACGATCTCTTTGCGCTGTTGGAGAGTGGGCGCACCGCCGGAACGCTCGTGGATGGCCTGATGCAAGCGTGGGCGCTGTTTGGCGAAGGGCGCGTGCAACGCTCGCTGGAGGCGTTTGATAACGTGATCGCGGCGCGGGGTTTGCGTGCCTACGGGCTGTATCACAAGGCGCTGGTTCTTGCGGCAGTTGGCGATCTTGAAGGGGCTGATGCGATCTTCTCCCTGCCTGCGAGCGAGGGCATGCAACCGACCTTGCGCTCCGTTCAGGCGCATGTGGAAATCCTCAGCCAGCTGGGGCGAACTGATGACGCGATCCAGTTGATTGACCAGATGCTGGGCACGAACCCCGAGCAGGTTTTTGTTGACCTCAGGGCAGCACTTGTCGCGGGCGATACCTTGCCGCGCAGCTTTGCCCGCAATGCGAAGGAAGGGATAGCCGAAGTTCTCTTCAATATTGGCGGCGTACTTCAAGATGAGAGCGATCCGGTTGTCGGCCTGATCTATGCGCGCGGGGCGGAAGCCGTTTGGCCGCAGCATATGAATGCGGGCATGATGGCCGCCGACTATCTGGAACGCTTGGGCCGCTTTGAGTTGGCAACCACTGCCTATGAACGTGTCCCCGAAAAGGATTCGCTCTACGCTGACGCGCAAATGGCCCGCGCAGAAGCATTGCGTGTGAGCGCTGCGACAGAGGCAGGCATCAGCGCGTTGGAAGCGCTGGCAACGCGCTTCCCCGACCGCCCGATGGTATTGGCTGCGCTTGGCGATGCCCTACGACGCGATCAACAGATGGCTGCCGCTGAAGCCGCTTATAGCCTTGCGTTGGAAGCCTTCGATGCGGGGCATCCATCCACTTGGTTTGTGCTCTACACACGGGGGATCACCCGTGAACGACAAGGCAAATGGCCGGAAGCGGAGGCAGATTTTAGAGCATCGCTGGACCTGAACCCCGATCACCCGTCGGTGTTGAATTATCTGGGCTATTCGCTCGTTGAAAAGCAGACGAAGCTCGATGAGGCCTTGGCGATGATCGAAACCGCCGTGGCTGAGCGCCCGCAAAGCGGCGCTATCGTCGATAGCCTTGGATGGGCGCAGTTCCGGCTGGGCCGTTATGAGGACGCGGTGAGGAACATGGAACGGGCCGCGCAGTTGGAGCCGGTGGACCCTGTGATCACTGATCATTTGGGCGATGCGCTTTGGGCTGTGGGGCGCAAGATCGAGGCCGAATTCCAGTGGCGCCGTGCGCTCTCCTTCGAGCCGGAGGAACAGGAAGCCGACCGCATCCGCCGGAAGCTTGAGGTCGGCTTGGATGTTGTGCTGGAGGAGGAAGGCGCAGCGCCGCTTCGCCGGGATGATGGCGATAATTGAGCGGCGCGCACGCGCCAAGGTCAATCTCTCCCTCCATGTGACGGGGCAGCGGGAGGATGGCTATCATCTGCTTGATAGCCTCGTGGTTTTTGCCGATTTCGGTGACCGGATCAGCGTCGAGGAAAGTGCGGAATTGCAGCTCGACGTATCCGGGCCATTTGCAGAAGGCGTGCCCACCGATGCGCGCAATATCGTTTGGCAGGCAGCAGCGGCCATACGGGAAGCGAATGGAATCACCCTGGGCGCGCGGATCAAGTTGGAGAAGAACCTGCCACATGGTGCAGGGATTGGTGGGGGCTCTGCGGATGCGGCCGCGGCGCTGGACGCATTAAGCGACCTGTGGGACGTGCCGCCGCTTTCGCCGGTCGCGGCGCTCAAACTGGGCGCGGATGTGCCAGTTTGCATGGCGGCGCCGGTTCCGCAAAGAATGCAAGGTATCGGCGAATATTTGCACCCCGTGCCGCATTTACCCGAAGCAGCGCTGGTGCTGGTCAATCCACGGATAGAAGTGCCGACCGGCGAGATTTTTAGACGGATGAAGCGCAAGCACAATCCGGCGATGCGACGGGTGCCGGAAGGGATGACCTACCCTGCCTTTGCCGAATGGATCGCGGCCCAACGCAATGACATGACCGATGCTGCCTGCGAGATCGCGCCGGTAATCGCAGAGGTGCTGGCGGCATTGAGCCAGCAAGCGGGGATTCATGCCGCGGTGATGTCGGGATCGGGCGCGACATGCGTGGGGTTATGCCCGGATTTGGAAACCGCAAAAAATGCGGGCCGAGCGCTCCAGACGGCGCATCTGGACTGGTGGATCGCTGCTGCGCCGATGGCGCGTTAGCTGATCCGCGCGACGACGTAATCAGCCAGATCGGAGAGCATGTCGCGGATCGGATGTTCGGGCAGAATGGCGAGCGCCTCTTTCGCCTGTGCCGCCCAGCCGAGCGCTTCCTGTGTCACGGCCTCAAGAGCGCCAGTGCGGGCGAGGATGGCAATGACCTGATCAAGATCGCCGTCATCCTGCTTGCCCTTGGCGATGGTGCGCTCCCAGAAGGCGCGCTCCTCAGGGGTGGCTTGGGCCAGCGCCTTGATCAACGGAAGGGTCAGCTTGCGTTCGCGGAAGTCATCGCCCGCGTTCTTGCCGGTGACTTCGGGATCGCCGTAATCAATCACGTCATCAACCATTTGGAAGGCGATGCCGAGTGCGTCGCCATAATCATAAAGTGCTTTGATATGCGCCTCGTCGACGCCAGCGATTACGCCGCCGACCTCGGTTGCGGCAGAGAAAAGCGCGGCGGTTTTGCCGCGCACCACTTTGAGATAGGTTTCTTCGGTCGTCGCCAAATCCTGCGCGGCGGTGAGCTGGAGCACCTCGCCTTCGGCAATCGTCGCGGCGGCGTTTGCGAGGATGTCGAGCACCCGCAGGGAGCCCGGCTCGACCATCAACTGGAAGGAGCGGGCAAAGAGGTAGTCACCTACAAGGACGCTGCTGGTGTTATCCCACAAGAGGTTTGCCGTGGGGCGGCCACGGCGCTGCGCGCTCTCATCCACGACATCATCATGCAGGAGGGTAGCGGTATGGATGAACTCGACCGTTGCCGCGAGATGGATGTGATAGGGGCCGTCATAGCCACACATGCGGGCGGCTGCGAGGGTCAGCATCGGGCGCAAGCGCTTGCCGCCGGCGTCGATCAGGTGGGCGGTCACTTCGGGGATGCGGGGCGCATGTTCGGACGCCATGCGCTGACGGATCATATCGTTGACGCGCGCCATATCCGGCGCCAGCGCGGCGGCCAGTTTTTCGTGAGGTTTTTGAGCGGGCGCGTCGAGACTCATGGGCTTACCGTCGTGTGAATGGACAAAGGCGGAATAGCGCCTTACGTCTAGGATATGAAAGAGCTTTTGCGCACAAACGACATCACCGTCATCGCATTCGCCAAGGCCATCCTGGACGGCGAAGGTATAGACTGCTTCGAGTTGGACGTAAACATGAGCG is a genomic window containing:
- the def gene encoding peptide deformylase, with product MAHRPFVMWPDKRLRTPAEPVEAITDEIRAIWAEMIEAMEAMPGVGLAAVQLGIPLRLAVVDASTSRGKVVRMANPEVLHASVEPRIHEEASPNLPGVSAKISRPRAVTVRFLNENNEIEDRDFVSLWATSVQHQIDHLNGRMYFDNLSKVKRDMLVKKARKFS
- the fmt gene encoding methionyl-tRNA formyltransferase gives rise to the protein MRIVFMGTPDFSVPALDALVDAGHEIAAVYCQPPRPAGRGKKPRPTPVQIRAEALRLEVRHPTSLRNDDAQADFAALNADIAVVVAYGLILPKTILAAPKFGCLNIHASLLPRWRGAAPIHRAIMAGDAETGVCIMQMDEGLDTGPVLLREKITIGAEETTAELHDRLSSLGATAIVSAIEKLPHLVAEPQAADGVTYATKIDKNEARIDWSQPAEMVDRKIRALSPFPGAWCEANGERIKLLGSRVVAGEGKAGTVLGKLVIACGSGAIEVTRLQREGKRAMQTRDALLGFILPDAFS
- a CDS encoding thiamine pyrophosphate-binding protein, whose amino-acid sequence is MSHGGKIVADALAQLGVKRIFSVPGESFLAVLDGLYESGIENVVCRQEGGAAMMAEAQGKLTGEPGIAFVTRGPGATNASAGVHVARQDSTPMILFVGQIDTAHRDREAFQEVNYRSAFGAFAKWATEVEDPARLSEYVRRAYKVAMSGRPGPVVVALPENVLSADRVEAGRVAKTAPQKASLAGPARAAMEWLVAAERPLVIVGGPHWSDEAAKSLETFAKKQGVPVAVGFRRQDYFDNRHPNYAGDLNVGANPRLAKRLKEADRLLVLGSRLGDIETQGYTLVDPAAPTQQIFHVHADENEIGSVYPVEGSLAARADDFASELATLPPASDGWAEWTAAARADYEAWLQPQQSPGDVKLEEVIGWLSDTLPADAILTNGAGNYAAWLHRYFVYKQYGTQLAPTSGSMGYGFPAAIAASLEHPDRQVVCLAGDGCFQMTLNEMSTAVQSDAKPIVIVVNNGRYGTIRMHQERTYPGRISGTMLANPDFAGLAVAYGGFGERVTTGDQFADAFERAAASGKLAVIELVVDEDALSPSLTLSGLKP
- a CDS encoding VOC family protein: MKVTALDHLVLTVANLEDTVSFYQSVLGMEPVSFRGADGAERTALCFGVQKINLHAAEAPILPHAGKPVAGSADLCLLSDVPLCAWLEHLSKLNVTVELGPVDRTGAVSPLVSLYIRDPDGNLIEISNPK
- a CDS encoding MaoC family dehydratase N-terminal domain-containing protein, which codes for MTSETKTDQLDPARAAAMEATLGRDSEMKHGSALPPFYHQLYFWSPEHPQNLGRDGHPKVGNFIPDLGLPRRMWAAGRLVFHAPLLAGVQAERESRIERVTRKTGKSGPLGFVTIRHDFRQRHGLALTEWQDIVYRELDAKSPPPPVARTDETESRTHHFDSTLLFRYSALTFNGHRIHYDADYARTVEGYRGLVVHGPLLAQLLMLFAEDVLGRPLKEFQYRATSPLICGEAGTFCWCDGDMWVRGPDGRQCMSANCS
- a CDS encoding aa3-type cytochrome c oxidase subunit IV, whose protein sequence is MAEHKHGEMEISVQEKTFEGFMKFTTRGAVIIIVALILLALING
- a CDS encoding GNAT family N-acetyltransferase, producing the protein MQINSAIDASEYADVAALYWQGFGGKLDLVLGPEHKARAYISAALNPDHLICARDQKGQITGIAGFQTGHGSLLKGNFGHLVAIYGGFGAAWRALTFMLLNSPFSGGSFVIDGIVVAQEHRGKGVGTALIEALAREANRKGYDRMQLEVIDDNIRARMLYERRGFMKVGGMSLGILRHVFGFRRTITMQRQLR
- the greA gene encoding transcription elongation factor GreA, whose amino-acid sequence is MEKIPLTRAGFDKLDAELKTLKTVERPAIIRAISEAREHGDLSENAEYHSAKEKQSFIEGRIKELEGVISLADVIDPTKLSGAIKFGATVELVDEDTDEERTYQIVGEYEADIEKGLLNIKSPLARALIGKEEGDSVEVRTPGGERSYEILSVAYK
- a CDS encoding 4Fe-4S dicluster domain-containing protein; translation: MAEIEREAMEYDVVIVGAGPAGLSAAIRLKQLDADLNVVVLEKGSEVGAHILSGAVLDPSGLDRLIPDWKAKGAPITVPVKEDNFYMLGEAGALRIPNAAMPPLMNNHGNYIVSMANVCRWMAEQAEEMGVEIFPGMACSELIYGESGELKGVVAGEFGKNADGTPGPAYEPGMELHGKYVFLSEGVRGSLSKEVIAKYDLTKNSDVQKFGIGMKEIWEIDPAKHREGTVTHTMGWPLNGNAGGGSFIYHLDNNQVYVGFVVHLNYANPHLFPYMEFQRFKHHPMVAELLKGGKRVAYGARAISEGGYQSIPQTAFPGGCLLGCSAGLVNVPRIKGNHNAMLSGIHAAEAAHAAIAGGRQSDTLSEYDAALRDGPVGKDLKKVRNVKPLWSRYGLLASLGLGGLDMWTNNLFGLSLLGTLKHGKSDAEATEEASKHKPIDYPKPDGKLSFDRLTNVSFSMTNHEESQPAHLRLKDEALPIKVNLPKYAEPAQRYCPAGVYEVVEEEGKDARFVINFQNCVHCKTCDIKDPSQNITWTVPQGGDGPNYPNM